From Agromyces sp. SYSU T00194, a single genomic window includes:
- a CDS encoding ABC transporter substrate-binding protein has protein sequence MQIARNRRTRAVAVAGAALLALPLAACSAGGDDSSGDENIELSFLIDNGEQTVSMVEALTEAYTAANPNITFDIEQRPGGGEGDNIVKTRLATGEMNDLFLYNSGSLFQALGPDQTLTNLDDQPWVGDLTDDFKTVVSTDNGVYGTPIGTSMAGAALYNIPIYEELGLEVPEDWDTFISNSEAVKDAGYVPIAQTYGDTWTSQLFVLGDFGNVDTQDPSWAEEYTAGNAKYVDQPALQGFLNQQDAYEADLFNEDFASALYDDGVRMVATGEAAVYPMLSFAVGVLQNVYPDNLNDVGVFALPAQDAADTTLTMWQPGGLYIPNTTEGATLDAVKDFMAWTVTPEGCEIQVTAGGANGPFSMTNCTLPDDVPQLVKDMQPYFDEGRTAPALEFLSPIKGPALEQITVEVGSGIRSAEDGAALYDEDVEKQAAQLGLDW, from the coding sequence ATGCAGATCGCACGCAACCGGCGCACCCGCGCCGTGGCGGTGGCGGGAGCGGCCCTGCTGGCCCTTCCGCTGGCCGCCTGTTCCGCCGGCGGAGACGACTCGTCGGGCGACGAGAACATCGAGCTCTCGTTCCTGATCGACAACGGCGAGCAGACCGTCTCGATGGTCGAGGCGCTGACCGAGGCCTACACCGCGGCGAACCCGAACATCACGTTCGACATCGAGCAGCGCCCGGGCGGCGGCGAGGGCGACAACATCGTCAAGACCCGTCTCGCGACCGGCGAGATGAACGACCTGTTCCTGTACAACTCGGGCTCGCTCTTCCAGGCGCTCGGGCCGGACCAGACGCTCACCAACCTTGACGACCAGCCCTGGGTCGGCGACCTCACCGACGACTTCAAGACCGTCGTCTCCACCGACAACGGCGTGTACGGCACGCCGATCGGCACGTCGATGGCCGGCGCCGCGCTCTACAACATCCCGATCTACGAGGAGCTCGGCCTCGAGGTCCCCGAGGACTGGGACACGTTCATCTCGAACAGCGAGGCAGTCAAGGACGCCGGCTACGTGCCGATCGCCCAGACCTACGGCGACACCTGGACCAGCCAGCTCTTCGTGCTCGGCGACTTCGGCAACGTGGACACGCAGGACCCGAGCTGGGCGGAGGAGTACACCGCGGGCAACGCCAAGTACGTCGACCAGCCGGCGCTGCAGGGCTTCCTCAACCAGCAGGATGCCTACGAGGCCGACCTGTTCAACGAGGACTTCGCCTCGGCGCTCTACGACGACGGCGTGCGCATGGTCGCGACCGGCGAGGCCGCGGTCTACCCGATGCTGAGCTTCGCGGTCGGCGTGCTGCAGAACGTCTACCCCGACAACCTGAACGACGTGGGCGTCTTCGCCCTGCCGGCGCAGGATGCCGCGGACACGACGCTCACCATGTGGCAGCCGGGCGGCCTCTACATCCCGAACACCACGGAGGGTGCGACGCTCGATGCCGTGAAGGACTTCATGGCGTGGACGGTCACCCCCGAGGGCTGCGAGATCCAGGTCACCGCGGGCGGCGCGAACGGCCCGTTCTCGATGACCAACTGCACGCTGCCCGACGACGTGCCCCAGCTGGTGAAGGACATGCAGCCCTACTTCGACGAGGGCCGCACCGCTCCGGCGCTCGAGTTCCTCTCCCCCATCAAGGGACCGGCCCTCGAGCAGATCACGGTCGAGGTCGGCTCGGGCATCCGCTCGGCCGAGGACGGCGCCGCGCTCTACGACGAGGACGTGGAGAAGCAGGCCGCCCAGCTCGGACTCGACTGGTAG
- a CDS encoding bifunctional aldolase/short-chain dehydrogenase, translated as MTNPAAADLIARSNRLGADPKNTNYAGGNTSAKGTETDPVTGEPVELLWVKGSGGDLGTLQERGLAVLRMDRMRALVGVYPGVDREDEMVAAFDYALHGKGGAAPSIDTAMHGLVDAAHVDHLHPDSGIAIATSADGEELTAKIFGDKVVWVPWRRPGFQLGLDIAAIKDANPQAVGCILGGHGITAWGDTSEETEQNSLWIIDTAAAYIAEHGKADPFGGVVAGFEALPEAERRAKAAALAPTIRGLASHDKPMVGHYTDADVVLDFLASEKLAPLAELGTSCPDHFLRTKVKPMVLDLPASASVEDSIARLKELHETYRADYQAYYDAHATAESPAIRGADPLIVLVPGVGMFSYGANKQTARVAGEFYVNAINVMRGAEALSTYAPISDAEKFRIEYWALEEAKLQRQPAPKTHQGRIAFVTGAASGIGKAIATRLAAEGACVVVADLDLEKAQAAAAELGGTDVAIGVAANVADAEGVQAAIDATVLAFGGIDLVVNNAGLSLSKPLLETTEKDWDLQHDVMAKGSFLVSKAAAKALIEQDMGGDVIYISSKNSVFAGPNNIAYSATKADQAHQVRLLAVELGEFGIRVNGINPDGVVRGSGIFAAGWGANRAKTYGVEEKDLGKFYAQRTILKREVVPENVADAVFVLTGPELSRTTGLHVPVDSGVAAAFLR; from the coding sequence ATGACGAACCCCGCTGCCGCCGACCTCATCGCGCGGTCGAACCGCCTCGGCGCCGACCCCAAGAACACCAACTACGCCGGCGGCAACACGTCCGCCAAGGGCACCGAGACCGACCCGGTCACGGGCGAGCCGGTCGAGCTGCTCTGGGTCAAGGGCTCGGGCGGCGACCTCGGCACCCTGCAGGAGCGGGGCCTCGCGGTGCTGCGCATGGACCGCATGCGCGCGCTCGTCGGCGTCTACCCCGGCGTCGACCGCGAAGACGAGATGGTCGCGGCGTTCGACTACGCGCTGCACGGCAAGGGCGGCGCCGCGCCGTCGATCGACACGGCCATGCACGGCCTGGTCGACGCCGCGCACGTCGACCACCTGCACCCCGACTCCGGCATCGCCATCGCCACCTCGGCCGACGGCGAGGAGCTCACCGCGAAGATCTTCGGCGACAAGGTCGTCTGGGTGCCGTGGCGCCGCCCCGGCTTCCAGCTCGGCCTCGACATCGCCGCGATCAAGGACGCCAACCCGCAGGCGGTCGGCTGCATCCTCGGTGGCCACGGCATCACCGCGTGGGGCGACACGAGCGAGGAGACCGAGCAGAATTCGCTCTGGATCATCGACACCGCGGCCGCGTACATCGCCGAGCACGGGAAGGCCGACCCGTTCGGCGGCGTCGTCGCCGGCTTCGAGGCCCTGCCCGAGGCCGAGCGCCGTGCGAAGGCCGCCGCGCTCGCCCCGACCATCCGCGGCCTCGCAAGCCACGACAAGCCCATGGTCGGCCACTACACCGACGCCGACGTCGTGCTCGACTTCCTCGCCTCGGAGAAGCTCGCGCCGCTCGCCGAGCTCGGCACGAGCTGCCCCGACCACTTCCTGCGCACCAAGGTGAAGCCCATGGTGCTCGACCTACCCGCGAGCGCCTCGGTCGAGGACTCGATCGCCCGCCTGAAGGAGCTGCACGAGACCTACCGCGCCGACTACCAGGCGTACTACGACGCCCACGCGACCGCGGAGAGCCCCGCGATCCGCGGCGCCGACCCGCTCATCGTGCTCGTGCCGGGCGTCGGCATGTTCAGCTACGGCGCCAACAAGCAGACCGCGCGCGTGGCCGGCGAGTTCTACGTCAACGCGATCAACGTCATGCGCGGCGCGGAGGCGCTCTCGACCTACGCCCCCATCTCCGACGCGGAGAAGTTCCGCATCGAGTACTGGGCGCTCGAGGAGGCCAAGCTCCAGCGACAGCCGGCGCCCAAGACCCACCAGGGCCGCATCGCGTTCGTGACCGGCGCCGCCTCGGGCATCGGCAAGGCCATCGCGACCCGCCTCGCCGCCGAGGGCGCGTGCGTGGTGGTCGCCGACCTCGACCTCGAGAAGGCGCAGGCCGCCGCGGCCGAGCTCGGCGGCACCGACGTCGCGATCGGCGTCGCCGCGAACGTCGCCGATGCCGAGGGCGTGCAGGCCGCGATCGACGCGACCGTGCTCGCGTTCGGCGGCATCGACCTGGTCGTCAACAACGCCGGCCTGTCGCTGTCGAAGCCGCTGCTCGAGACCACCGAGAAGGACTGGGACCTGCAGCACGACGTCATGGCGAAGGGCTCGTTCCTCGTCTCGAAGGCGGCCGCGAAGGCGCTCATCGAGCAGGACATGGGCGGCGACGTCATCTACATCTCGTCGAAGAACTCGGTGTTCGCCGGCCCGAACAACATCGCCTACTCGGCGACCAAGGCCGACCAGGCCCACCAGGTGCGCCTGCTCGCGGTCGAGCTCGGCGAGTTCGGCATCCGCGTGAACGGCATCAACCCCGACGGCGTCGTGCGCGGCTCGGGCATCTTCGCCGCGGGCTGGGGCGCGAACCGCGCGAAGACGTACGGCGTCGAGGAGAAGGACCTGGGCAAGTTCTACGCCCAGCGCACCATCCTCAAGCGCGAGGTCGTGCCCGAGAACGTCGCCGACGCGGTGTTCGTGCTCACCGGGCCCGAGCTCAGCCGCACCACCGGCCTGCACGTGCCGGTCGACTCCGGCGTCGCCGCCGCGTTCCTGCGATGA
- a CDS encoding alpha/beta hydrolase fold domain-containing protein, translating to MSIAHLLRVYEATDAAGETRPEHESPARADRTLLVWAHGGGFAFGDLDMPEADWVASRFADRGIPVVSVDYRLAHPDRPGSTFPAASDDVLVAWRWAVANAANLGADRIAIGGASAGANIVTGAVLRMLAAATGGLRERMPDAVFLAYPTLHAVQPAPAADLRAALDANPDADRFGPDAVRAMYERYLGGPVEGAPVAAVPGTAPRSALVGFPATLIVNDEVDELRVSGEAFAAMLADAGTDVTCETEPGTDHGHLNRPDQPAAARTVARVADWIDDLAASAHRATADAATEASAPDATTTHDQTPTTPITARPPADPPAAGDHPTPTLT from the coding sequence ATGAGCATCGCGCACCTGCTCCGCGTCTACGAGGCGACGGATGCCGCCGGTGAGACGCGCCCGGAGCACGAGTCGCCCGCGCGCGCCGACCGCACGCTGCTCGTCTGGGCGCACGGCGGCGGCTTCGCCTTCGGCGACCTCGACATGCCCGAGGCCGACTGGGTCGCGTCGCGCTTCGCCGACCGCGGCATCCCGGTCGTGTCGGTCGACTACCGGCTCGCGCATCCGGACCGTCCCGGGTCGACGTTCCCCGCGGCATCCGACGACGTGCTGGTCGCCTGGCGCTGGGCGGTCGCCAACGCCGCGAACCTCGGCGCCGACCGCATCGCCATCGGCGGGGCGAGTGCGGGCGCCAACATCGTGACCGGCGCGGTGCTGCGCATGCTCGCCGCGGCCACCGGCGGCCTGCGCGAGCGGATGCCGGACGCGGTGTTCCTCGCCTACCCGACGCTGCACGCGGTGCAGCCCGCGCCGGCCGCCGACCTGCGCGCGGCGCTCGACGCGAACCCCGACGCCGATCGGTTCGGCCCCGATGCGGTGCGGGCGATGTACGAACGCTACCTCGGCGGCCCGGTCGAGGGCGCCCCCGTCGCGGCCGTCCCCGGCACGGCCCCGCGCTCGGCGCTCGTGGGCTTCCCGGCCACGCTGATCGTCAACGACGAGGTCGACGAACTGCGGGTCTCGGGCGAGGCGTTCGCGGCGATGCTCGCCGACGCCGGCACCGACGTCACCTGCGAGACCGAGCCCGGCACCGACCACGGGCACCTGAACCGTCCCGATCAGCCCGCCGCCGCGCGCACGGTCGCACGCGTCGCCGACTGGATCGACGACCTCGCCGCGAGCGCACACCGCGCAACCGCCGACGCCGCGACGGAGGCATCAGCCCCCGACGCCACCACGACCCACGACCAGACCCCGACCACCCCCATCACGGCCCGGCCGCCGGCGGATCCGCCCGCCGCCGGCGACCACCCGACCCCGACGCTCACGTAA
- a CDS encoding carbohydrate ABC transporter permease, with the protein MSETRVVTTQVAEGQKPLKVRKRRPLTWRGKLQRYGVGTLAILASVVIFLLPFLFILFTAAKNPQESALLEFTPPTEWQLWENFIAVLETRNYMVVTAFWNSIVLTVASVAVMVVLGSMVGYVLQRRQSRWNGVVMLLVLAGLIIPPAVVPTVWVMQSLELYGTLIGLILIEITFGLAFTVLLIRAFVASIPKELDEAAIIDGAGSMRLFFTVIFPLLRGVIVTVIVVQAVAVFNTFVNALYFLPGEPTVQLTLYNFQAQSGNQWNLLFMNILIITIPPLILYVFFNRQIVAGMTSGAVKG; encoded by the coding sequence GTGAGCGAGACGCGAGTCGTCACGACCCAGGTTGCCGAGGGGCAGAAGCCCCTCAAGGTCCGCAAGCGCCGTCCGCTGACGTGGCGCGGCAAGCTGCAGCGCTACGGCGTGGGCACCCTCGCGATCCTCGCGTCGGTGGTCATCTTCCTGCTGCCGTTCCTGTTCATCCTGTTCACGGCGGCCAAGAACCCCCAGGAGTCCGCGCTGCTGGAGTTCACACCGCCCACCGAGTGGCAGCTCTGGGAGAACTTCATCGCGGTGCTCGAGACCCGCAACTACATGGTGGTCACCGCGTTCTGGAACTCGATCGTGCTGACCGTGGCGTCGGTCGCCGTCATGGTCGTGCTCGGCTCGATGGTCGGCTACGTGCTCCAGCGCCGGCAGTCGCGCTGGAACGGTGTGGTGATGCTGCTCGTCCTCGCCGGCCTCATCATCCCGCCGGCCGTCGTGCCGACCGTGTGGGTGATGCAGTCGCTGGAGCTCTACGGCACGCTGATCGGACTGATCCTCATCGAGATCACGTTCGGCCTCGCGTTCACGGTGCTGCTGATCCGCGCGTTCGTCGCGTCGATCCCCAAGGAACTCGACGAGGCCGCGATCATCGACGGCGCGGGTTCGATGCGACTGTTCTTCACGGTGATCTTCCCGTTGCTGCGGGGCGTGATCGTGACGGTCATCGTCGTGCAGGCGGTCGCGGTGTTCAACACCTTCGTGAACGCCCTGTACTTCCTGCCGGGCGAGCCGACCGTGCAGCTGACGCTGTACAACTTCCAGGCGCAGTCGGGCAACCAGTGGAACCTGCTGTTCATGAACATCCTGATCATCACGATCCCGCCGCTGATCCTCTACGTCTTCTTCAACCGGCAGATCGTGGCGGGCATGACGAGCGGCGCCGTCAAGGGGTGA
- the rhaI gene encoding L-rhamnose isomerase: protein MSILTPDIQAELAKQAIELPSWAFGNSGTRFKVFGTPGTPRDPYEKIADAAQVNAYTALSPSVALHIPWDKVDSWADLRTYAEDLGVALGTVNSNTFQDDDYKFGALTHEDAAVRQKAIDHHLECIDIMDETGSRDLKIWLAEGSNYPGQADMRGRQDRLNESLHTIYDRIGDDQRLVLEYKFFEPSFYHTDVPDWGTSYAQVASLGERAMVCLDTGHHAPGTNIEFIVMQLLRLGKLGSFDFNSRFYADDDLIVGAADPFQLFRILVEVIRGGGYGDPDVAFMLDQCHNVEDKIPGQIRSVLNVQEMTARALLIDHEALRAAQVSGDVLAANAVFMDAFYTDVRPALAEWRESRGLPADPMAAFAASGYLAKIAEERVGGVQAGWGA, encoded by the coding sequence GTGAGCATCCTGACGCCAGACATCCAGGCCGAACTCGCCAAGCAGGCGATCGAGCTGCCCAGCTGGGCCTTCGGCAACTCGGGCACCCGTTTCAAGGTGTTCGGCACCCCCGGCACCCCGCGCGACCCCTACGAGAAGATCGCGGACGCCGCGCAGGTCAACGCGTACACCGCGCTCTCGCCCTCGGTGGCGCTGCACATCCCGTGGGACAAGGTCGACTCGTGGGCCGACCTCCGAACGTACGCCGAGGACCTCGGCGTCGCGCTCGGCACCGTGAACTCGAACACCTTCCAGGACGACGACTACAAGTTCGGCGCCCTGACCCACGAGGACGCGGCCGTACGGCAGAAGGCGATCGACCACCACCTCGAGTGCATCGACATCATGGACGAGACCGGGTCGCGCGACCTCAAGATCTGGCTCGCCGAGGGCTCGAACTACCCCGGGCAGGCCGACATGCGCGGCCGCCAGGACCGCCTGAACGAGTCGCTGCACACGATCTACGACCGGATCGGCGACGACCAGCGCCTCGTGCTCGAGTACAAGTTCTTCGAGCCGTCGTTCTACCACACCGACGTCCCCGACTGGGGCACCAGCTACGCGCAGGTCGCCTCGCTCGGCGAACGGGCGATGGTCTGCCTCGACACCGGCCACCACGCGCCCGGCACCAACATCGAGTTCATCGTCATGCAGCTGCTGCGCCTCGGCAAGCTCGGCTCGTTCGACTTCAACTCCCGCTTCTACGCCGACGACGACCTGATCGTCGGCGCGGCCGACCCGTTCCAGCTGTTCCGCATCCTCGTCGAGGTCATCCGCGGCGGCGGCTACGGCGACCCCGACGTGGCGTTCATGCTCGACCAGTGCCACAACGTCGAGGACAAGATCCCCGGCCAGATCCGCTCGGTGCTGAACGTGCAGGAGATGACCGCCCGCGCGCTGCTCATCGACCACGAGGCGCTGCGCGCCGCGCAGGTCTCGGGCGACGTGCTCGCCGCGAACGCGGTCTTCATGGACGCCTTCTACACCGACGTGCGCCCCGCCCTCGCCGAGTGGCGCGAGAGCCGCGGGCTGCCGGCCGACCCGATGGCCGCCTTCGCCGCGTCGGGCTACCTCGCGAAGATCGCCGAGGAGCGCGTCGGCGGCGTGCAGGCGGGCTGGGGCGCCTGA
- a CDS encoding nucleotidyltransferase domain-containing protein, with protein sequence MEHQERALAAFVADQRAAGDATGVIVVGSVARGTEREDSDVDVYLVVPDQAFRAALADNRVAWTERDDVDYPGGYVDVKLTCPWYLAEAARHGDDPTRASFEGARVAWSRDPGLARAIEAVTRLDEAEWDRRAASHLAQVRLHGGYFLEQADAFGDDFLRVHATTHLALAVGRLALATSRRFLRGPKYVSAAMAELPVPPDVAAAWHETVADASPEASRRLVAAVEAWTGDVLPAESTLSTFIRDNELAWLRGTLPAEYA encoded by the coding sequence ATGGAACACCAGGAACGGGCGCTCGCCGCCTTCGTGGCCGACCAGCGGGCGGCGGGGGACGCGACCGGCGTGATCGTCGTGGGTTCGGTCGCCCGGGGCACGGAGCGCGAGGACTCCGACGTGGACGTCTACCTCGTCGTGCCCGACCAGGCGTTCCGCGCCGCACTCGCCGACAACCGCGTCGCATGGACCGAGCGCGACGACGTCGACTACCCGGGCGGGTACGTCGACGTCAAGCTCACCTGCCCGTGGTACCTGGCCGAGGCCGCCCGCCACGGCGACGACCCGACGCGCGCCTCGTTCGAGGGCGCGCGCGTGGCGTGGTCGCGCGACCCCGGCCTGGCGCGCGCGATCGAGGCGGTCACCCGCCTCGACGAGGCGGAGTGGGACCGGCGCGCGGCCTCCCACCTCGCCCAGGTGCGTCTCCACGGCGGCTACTTCCTCGAACAGGCCGACGCGTTCGGCGACGACTTCCTGCGCGTCCATGCGACCACCCACCTCGCGCTTGCGGTCGGGCGGCTCGCCCTCGCGACGTCGCGACGGTTCCTGCGCGGCCCGAAGTACGTCTCCGCCGCGATGGCGGAACTGCCGGTGCCGCCCGACGTCGCCGCAGCGTGGCACGAGACGGTGGCGGATGCCTCGCCCGAGGCATCCCGCCGCCTGGTCGCGGCCGTCGAGGCATGGACCGGCGACGTGCTGCCGGCCGAGTCCACGCTCTCGACGTTCATCCGTGACAACGAGCTGGCGTGGCTCCGGGGCACGCTGCCCGCCGAGTACGCCTGA
- a CDS encoding L-rhamnose mutarotase: protein MSSSTQPPQRVCFQLQVHPDRLDEYTRRHAAVWPEMLQAIADAGRRNYSLFLREDGLLIGYYETDDDAAAQRALAADPRTAAWEAEMAPFFIALDGARPDQGAPQLTEVFHLEDQLAALDAEPGPTPQAEAGTDTESDDQ from the coding sequence ATGAGCAGCAGCACCCAGCCGCCGCAGCGCGTCTGCTTCCAGCTGCAGGTGCACCCCGACCGGCTCGACGAGTACACCCGACGCCACGCGGCCGTCTGGCCGGAGATGCTGCAGGCGATCGCCGATGCGGGCCGCCGCAACTACTCCCTCTTCCTCCGCGAGGACGGCCTCCTCATCGGCTACTACGAGACCGACGACGACGCGGCCGCCCAGCGGGCGCTCGCCGCCGACCCGCGCACGGCCGCATGGGAGGCCGAGATGGCCCCCTTCTTCATCGCACTCGACGGCGCCCGCCCCGACCAGGGCGCGCCCCAATTGACCGAGGTCTTCCATCTCGAGGACCAACTCGCCGCGCTCGACGCCGAGCCCGGCCCGACCCCGCAGGCGGAAGCCGGCACCGACACAGAAAGCGACGACCAGTGA
- a CDS encoding carbohydrate ABC transporter permease, whose amino-acid sequence MKSPYPLWFYLPAGVLFTVLFLVPTVSSFYFSLTRWSIFDVEFIGFENYVQFFREPALVQGFVNTFIYGFLTSALKVILGLLLGVLLTSSVIGRGYLRSVVFFPVLVSVIGVGFTFRALMDPFDGAINEVLSWFGIAGPGWLTDPAWALYSVAFVDVWRGVGLATLIYIAGIVGIPQEYYEAARVDGASPWRSFWHITLPLSWPATSTVVLLSLIGGLRSFDLIWAMTRGGPGFTSDVIASVIYKQYQAGFYGLSTAGNVILFLVVTAIVVPLSMWLRKREVEQ is encoded by the coding sequence ATGAAGAGTCCGTACCCGCTCTGGTTCTACCTCCCGGCCGGCGTCCTCTTCACCGTGCTGTTCCTGGTGCCGACCGTCTCGTCCTTCTACTTCAGCCTGACCCGATGGTCGATCTTCGACGTCGAGTTCATCGGCTTCGAGAACTACGTGCAGTTCTTCCGCGAGCCGGCGCTGGTGCAGGGCTTCGTCAACACCTTCATCTACGGCTTCCTCACGTCGGCCCTCAAGGTCATCCTCGGCCTGCTGCTCGGCGTGCTCCTCACCTCGAGCGTCATCGGCCGCGGCTACCTGCGCTCGGTGGTCTTCTTCCCCGTGCTCGTGTCCGTGATCGGCGTCGGCTTCACCTTCCGTGCCCTCATGGACCCCTTCGACGGCGCCATCAACGAGGTGCTCTCGTGGTTCGGCATCGCCGGTCCCGGCTGGCTCACCGACCCCGCGTGGGCGCTGTACTCGGTCGCGTTCGTCGACGTCTGGCGCGGCGTGGGACTGGCCACGCTCATCTACATCGCCGGCATCGTCGGCATCCCCCAGGAGTACTACGAGGCCGCCCGTGTCGACGGCGCGAGCCCGTGGCGCAGCTTCTGGCACATCACGCTGCCGCTCTCGTGGCCGGCGACCAGCACCGTGGTGCTGCTCTCGCTCATCGGCGGCCTGCGCTCGTTCGACCTGATCTGGGCCATGACCCGAGGCGGGCCGGGCTTCACGAGCGACGTCATCGCATCCGTCATCTACAAGCAGTACCAAGCCGGCTTCTACGGCCTCTCCACCGCGGGCAACGTCATCCTGTTCCTCGTCGTGACGGCCATCGTGGTGCCGTTGTCCATGTGGCTCCGCAAGAGGGAGGTCGAGCAGTGA